A window of Salvia splendens isolate huo1 chromosome 8, SspV2, whole genome shotgun sequence genomic DNA:
CTGCAATTCCAGAAAACTGTGAAACTTCAATCACATATATGaatccactaacttttatcATGTGAAGGTGTAGTAGTCTCTGATGCATGCACTTTCGGATAACATTTTAGTCAAAACTTGATTTGTGGCTGGTTCAAGTCCATTACCTTAAACGGAAAACTTCATCACccaaaacaaatatataaagaGGGAAAGACACTGAGTTGTTGGCCAGTTAAGGTTGAATCACTCAATTGTACGCGAAAATTAGATCGTTAACATTTCACATTAGCAAAAGTCTTGCTGTCACATATATTACCAACATGCACCATGAAAATGCATACTATATTAAAGAAGGATACAAATAGGTATTACTTGCCTTTTCCTTCTTAAGCTTTGAATTTTCCTCTTCAAGTCGTGAGACCTTGGTCACCAACTGGTTGTGGTATGCCTGTGAATGCTACATGAGTAAATATCCCGATGCCAATATATTCAAAATGCACCAGCAGCATACAAATATAACATAGCTATGCGAAATTTCTAGTCTTGCCTGTTTCCTTGCACGTGATCGTGCAGCAGACTCTCTGTTCTTAATTTTTCGCCTTAGCCTCCTCTCAACGGTCTTCTCAAGATCCCCAGACATCCTCTTCCGGCCAGGCAATGGTGTATCTGACAAATCATCAATTGAAGGCGAAGGAGACAACGACCTCATTTGAGATGAGAATTTGTGGGACTTGAGTGCGCTATCCAAGGACATCATGGGTTCAATAGAAACGGTGGAAGCATTGGACACGTACATCCCCGCTTTCACCAAAAAATCCTCCAAAGTCATCTCACCAAGGGTCGGGGTTCGTTCCTGGATACCGAAGCCATCCACATTGCTCATCTTATACCCTCGCTGGATATCCCTCCACACCTCATTCACCGTCTTCCCTGTGAAAGCCCTAGCAAGCGACCAACTCGCCTGGCGCTGCAGTGACACTGCAGGGGATGTTTCGATGCTCTCCATCCCAGAGGAGTGGCTAGTGTCAGTGGTCCACACTTTC
This region includes:
- the LOC121743697 gene encoding ABSCISIC ACID-INSENSITIVE 5-like protein 6 isoform X2, which translates into the protein MGIQTMNSHVSSGGQQSHVQHHPLQRCNSWLGLTLDEVERHLLGNLAKPLGSMNLDELLKKVWTTDTSHSSGMESIETSPAVSLQRQASWSLARAFTGKTVNEVWRDIQRGYKMSNVDGFGIQERTPTLGEMTLEDFLVKAGMYVSNASTVSIEPMMSLDSALKSHKFSSQMRSLSPSPSIDDLSDTPLPGRKRMSGDLEKTVERRLRRKIKNRESAARSRARKQAYHNQLVTKVSRLEEENSKLKKEKISHGTSRVSLFYLQIVLV
- the LOC121743697 gene encoding ABSCISIC ACID-INSENSITIVE 5-like protein 6 isoform X1 — encoded protein: MGIQTMNSHVSSGGQQSHVQHHPLQRCNSWLGLTLDEVERHLLGNLAKPLGSMNLDELLKKVWTTDTSHSSGMESIETSPAVSLQRQASWSLARAFTGKTVNEVWRDIQRGYKMSNVDGFGIQERTPTLGEMTLEDFLVKAGMYVSNASTVSIEPMMSLDSALKSHKFSSQMRSLSPSPSIDDLSDTPLPGRKRMSGDLEKTVERRLRRKIKNRESAARSRARKQAYHNQLVTKVSRLEEENSKLKKEKEFEQITTCEPCTLRFQLRRTSSF